AGGGTTCGATCCCCTTCGTCTCCACTTTCGGCAGTCAATCATTCTCGACCGTCATTTCCGCAGCTTTTCGGTGTTTGCTCGCTGCCTTCGACGAGACTTCCGTTCCGGAGCGCCGCGGCTCCCGGCGAAGAGTCCATCCGCAGATTACACAGATATCGCAGATTGATTAGGAAAGTGAGACGGGTTCGTCTCACCTTTACTTGCTCGCCTCGAGCCTCATCCGTTCGATTTGCGCCTGCAGCTCGAATTCCTGGGCTTTCATCAACCCAATTCCCGAACCGCGTCCCGCTTTTTCTTGCTCCTGAATAATGCGCTGCGCCTGGCGAGCTTCTGCGATCGCCTGGTCACATGCCTTGATCCGATCCGCCTTGGTCTCGGCATACTCGAGTCGCGCGGCAAACAACTCGCGTTCCGCGGTGTGGAACGCCACGTACTCGCCGCGTCCGTTCTCAAAGAGCTTCTTCGCGGCCTCGGAGATGTGTACCAAGAGCGCCAATCGCTTCTCCTGAAGTTCCTTGATCGTAGGCTGAGCCTTTTGCGGCTCCTCCGCCCCGCCCGAATTGCAAATGATGAGCAATAGGCCCACGCTGATCGCTGCCACGCAAATCGAAGGTTTCGGGGACGGACGCATCGTCGATCTCCCAATGAAAGGTCTAAGTTCCGGGGAACGGGTGGCTCGTGGCCGTTGATTCTACACACCGCGACCGTTCGATGGGTACTGCCTGCGCGACAACACGTGGTGACTGCGCGCTGCCGAGGCGCGCGTTGTTTAGGTCATCAGGAGCAGCTTAGAATTACGTTTATGAAATGTATTCATTGCGAAAAAGACGCGCGGGCGGTGTGCCAGTTCTGCGGTCGGGCGGTGTGCGCCGAGCACATTTTAGAAAAGCTTTTTGCCTCCGGCTATTCCAGCTCCTTCGGCGCCTGGAGCTGGCGCCGGAACGCCGTGCGCGTCGAAGACGCCGTGTGGTGCGGCAAATGCCATCCCGACCACCAGTACGCGTCTTAGCATTGACATAGAATTGGGACGCACTCTTCCCTCTGGCACATTTAGACGCATATCAGCAAAGGAGGCAACGTGCGATATTTGTCGGCTCTCGCAACGATGCTTATTGGTTGCTCCGCGAATCCCGTGTCGGACACTGGCAAACCCATGAATCTCGAGGAAGCGTCCGCGCGGTTGGCGAAACTGGCTGGGCGACCCGTGCGTCCATTCGCGACAACCGATTTTGGGCGCGAGAAGAACCTAGCTGCTCGATCTGTGATCGTAACAGAAGTCGATGCACCAAGAATCGTCGACGAATTGCGACGCGAAATAGGACCGGGACTAATTGCCTTCGTCGGTTGCACGCGATCTCTTGCGAATCCGCCCGCGAACGGATGTGAAATCGTAATCGCGATCGGCGAGGATCAGTTTGATACTCTGCGAGTCGCACAGTCGGATGCGGCGAACTACGACATGGCGACGGAAGACTTGGTGCGAAAGCTTCAAACGTACAACTCCAAGTACGGCATCGACATTTTCCACGCTGAGACGGACACGATCGAGTTCAGGCTCCGGTCCGTACCAATGGATTTGCCGGCTTTCTGTAAAGACTTGTACGAATTCTGTCCGGATATTGTTGATCAGGGAGTCGGAACCGTCGAGGCGCTTGAAAAAGAGGTGGCCAAATCGGGAAAAGTCTACCTCTGGTGGGACTGAAGTAGACTGAAGTCCAATTGAGACGCCGGATGTATGTCGCCGTCGGGAGGGTTCAAAACGGAACGCCCTCCAACCGGAACACATGAGGCAAGAAACTTTGATTAGGCGCCACGTGGAGCCGCGCTTCGCCATCAAAACAAAAAAGGCCGCTGCCCGATTTCTCGAGCAGCGGCCTTGGCTTCTCACGTCGGCACTTATTGCGGCGCCGGCGAAGTCATCAAAGCGATCAAGGGACGGCGGGCCTTACTGCACGAGGGCCTCGGCGTCCTTCAGCACGGCGGCGATGGCGGCATCGTCGAGCGCGCCCTTGGCAAAGCCGTGGTTCGCGGTGACCTTGCCCCCCTTGGCGACGATCACGGTCACTTCCGCCGTCGGGTTGATCCCGTAGTCGGCCGGGCCGTTCTCGAATTCCACGGGCACCACCATCGGCACGTTGCCGGCCTTGGTGCTGGCGCTGAACTCTTTGGCCTTCGATTCCAGGGCGTCACGATCGCTGCCCAACAGGTT
The window above is part of the Pirellulales bacterium genome. Proteins encoded here:
- a CDS encoding DUF4253 domain-containing protein; its protein translation is MNLEEASARLAKLAGRPVRPFATTDFGREKNLAARSVIVTEVDAPRIVDELRREIGPGLIAFVGCTRSLANPPANGCEIVIAIGEDQFDTLRVAQSDAANYDMATEDLVRKLQTYNSKYGIDIFHAETDTIEFRLRSVPMDLPAFCKDLYEFCPDIVDQGVGTVEALEKEVAKSGKVYLWWD